From a single Nymphaea colorata isolate Beijing-Zhang1983 chromosome 4, ASM883128v2, whole genome shotgun sequence genomic region:
- the LOC116253181 gene encoding uncharacterized protein LOC116253181: protein MTRNQHHTLCPQLATHCHGQQISTTVVKLTQQLAEQDLIGSCEGKNDLRFQALQVPRNHSLFTDGFMFCLVLSSPCHLFGFHFHRLAFFLAHLPCCYHNLWCVHCLNVSLLLPLCSSSEFRSIRALLFITMDFSDLITVVSVFVCELVAAKVVNYATCELSIAFLYSAWIFYLIQVPEKWMPGKFDLTGQWPSDTPCENHISVENLVINCYRSSRKTPRTNLPIVQELLLVRLAQEECTGIGNLFNFSSQAQLESWKKC, encoded by the exons ATGACTCGGAACCAGCACCACACACTTTGCCCCCAGCTGGCAACGC ATTGTCATGGACAACAGATATCAACCACGGTTGTCAAACTTACACAACAGCTTGCAG AGCAGGATTTGATTGGATCTTGTGAAGGCAAAAATGATCTGCGTTTCCAAGCCCTGCAAGTGCCCAGAAATCACTCTTTGTTCACTGATGGTTTCATGTTTTGCCTCGTCTTGAGCAGCCCTTGCCACCTATTCGGCTTTCACTTCCACCGCTTAGCTTTCTTCCTTG CTCATCTACCTTGCTGTTATCACAACCTTTGGTGTGTTCACTGTCTTAACGTGTCACTCCTGTTACCACTGTGCTCTTCATCGGAGTTCCGATCAATCCGAGCCTTGCTGTTTATCACAATGGACTTCTCAGACTTGATCACTGTAGTCAGTGTATTTGTTTGTGAATTGGTAGCTGCCAAGGTGGTTAACTATGCCACATGTGAGTTGTCTATAGCATTTCTTTATTCAGCTTGGATTTTCTACTTAATTCAAGTCCCAGAGAAGTGGATGCCTGGAAAATTCGACCTCACTGGGCAATGGCCATCGGATACTCCAT GTGAGAACCATATTTCAGTTGAAAATCTGGTTATCAACTGTTACAGAAGCAGCCGTAAAACTCCTAGGACGAACCTCCCCATAGTCCAAGAGCTTCTCCTGGTCCGGCTTGCACAAGAGGAATGCACTGGCATAGGCAACCTTTTTAACTTCTCCTCTCAAGCTCAGCTAGAATCCTGGAAGAAATGTTGA